The Microbulbifer sp. YPW1 genome contains the following window.
TGTGCACGACCTCCCCTGCCGTAGACTTTGACGCCATCGACCGCCAGCCTGTCGATCTCCTGTTTGCCCTGCTGGTACCGGAGAACTCGGAGCAGGAGCACCTGGAGACCCTGGCGGAGATCGCAGCGCTGTTCAGTGACAGCCGGGTGCGCGAAAAACTGCGCGAAGCCAGCACCAGTGACGAGCTGTACGCACTGGCAATCAACAGTGCCGCCGCGGCATAATAGCCAACGCACACATCCGGCAACTTCCTGCTGCCGGATGACCAGCCCAAGTTAGCCATTCCGGTCGCGCAGCAAAGCGCCCGGAATCAGCAAGGAGTGCTTGTTCCATGCGCCTGGTCATAATCAGCGGTCGCTCCGGCTCCGGTAAAAGTTCCGCTCTGCAACTGCTGGAAGATGTGGGCTTCAACTGCATCGACAACCTCCCCGCGAGCCTGCTGCCGGAACTGATCCGCCGGGTAGCGGAACACCCCCCCCAAGAAAATACCCAGCTGGCACTCGGCATCGATGCGCGCAATTTATGGCACGACGTACGCCAGGCGCCCAAGGTCATCAACGATTTGCGCGAGAGTGGAATCGACTGCGACGTCATCTATCTGGATGCGCGCTCACCAGTACTGGTACAGCGCTTTAGCGAGACCCGCCGCAAACACCCACTGAGCGACAGTCGCACCCATTTGCTCGAAGCGCTGAACCACGAGAAGGAGTTGCTCGCGCCCCTGGCCGCCATGGCCGACCTGGTCATCGACACCAGCAGCCTCAGCCTGCACCAGCTGCGCGATCAGGTGAAATCCCGCGTTGTGGGTAAAGACTCCCCCGGCATGGCCATCCTGTTCCAATCCTTCGGCTTCAAGCACGGTGTGCCAGTGGATGCAGACCTCGTTTTCGACCTGCGCTGCCTGCCTAATCCCTACTGGGTCGCCGAGTTGCGCAATAAAACCGGTCAGGACCCGGAGGTGGCGGAATTCCTGCGTTCACACCAGGAAACCGAGGACATGCAGCGAGATATCACAAATTTTCTGGAGCGCTGGCTGCCCTCCTATCAACAGAGCAACCGCAGCTACACCTCGGTCTCCATCGGCTGTACCGGCGGCCGCCATCGCTCCGTGTATATGGTGGAACAGCTGGCCAAAACCTTTGCCAGCCAGTTTGAGAACATCCAGATTCGCCACCGCGAACAACAGAAGTAACGAGCCCCGCTCCCCGGAAGAAAACCGTCCATGCAAAAAAGCCGCATCACCATCATCAACAAGCTCGGGCTACACGCCCGCGCCGCCAGCAAGTTTGCCCAAACCAGCGCGCGCTTCTCTTCCGAAGTCAAAGTGCACTGCCAGGGCAAGGCCGTCGATGGCAAGAGTGTGATGGCGTTGATGCTTCTGGCCGCAGGCAAGGGCGTGGAACTGGAACTGGAGATTTGCGGCCGCGACGAAGATCTCGCACACGAGACTATCTGCGCCCTGATCAACGACCGGTTCGGCGAAGGGGAATAGGAGCAGTAGCCACTCTACGCCGCTCAACCGGTATAATACCGCCCCTGAAAATGCTCGCAGACAGCAGGTAACTCTGTGCCCAAACCCGTCAATGCCGACTTCAAATTCCGCGCCCAGAATCAGCTCGGCGAGCTGTATGCCGCGCTGGATAGCGGCACCGGGCGCGAAGTTCAGCGCATGCTGCACTCCCTGTCCCCTCAGAGCATTGCGCAACTGCTGGAAAGTTCTCCTCCGCGTATTCGCCGGGTTCTGTGGGAGCTGATCGACAGAGAAGTAGAAGGTGAGGTCCTGCAGGAGCTCACCGACGACGTGCAGAGCCAGATTCTCGCCACTATGGACACCGAAGAAATGGTGGCCATCATGGAGGGACTGGACGCGGACGATGTCGCCGACATTCTGCAGCAGTTACCCGAGCGGGTGATGGGGGAAGTGCTCTCCGCCATGAGCGAGCACGACCGCCAGCGGGTGGAAAGCGTACTGGCCTACGATGAGGAAACCGCCGGCGGCCTGATGGACACGGACATCGTGTCCGTCCGCCCCAATTTGCATTTGGACGTGGTGCTGCGCTATCTGCGACGTCACGAACAACTACCCGAGTCCACCGATAACCTCTTTGTGGTTAACCGGCAGGGTCGTTTTATCGGCCTGCTGCCTCTCACCAAGTTGCTCACAACCGATCCCTCGGTCACCGTGCGCGAGGTGATGATCACCGACGTGGAGCCGATACCCGCACAGATGCCGGACGACGAAGTCGCCCAGCTGTTCGCCAAGTACGACTGGATTACCGCACCTGTGGTGGACGAACACAAGCGCCTGCTGGGTCGTATCACCATTGATGACGTGGTGGACGTGATCCGCGAAGATGCCGACCACTCGCTGATGAGCCTCGCGGGCCTGGATGAGGAAGAGGACACCTTTGCGCCGGTGATCCGCACCGCGCCACGCCGTGCCGTGTGGTTGGGAATTAACCTGTTGACCGCGCTGCTGGCCTCGTGGGTCATCAATCTGTTTCAGGACACCATCGACAAGGTGGTAGCCCTGGCGGTACTGATGCCGATTGTGGCCAGCATGGGCGGCGTGGCCGGCAGCCAGACACTGACGGTAGTGATCCGTGGCATGGCCCTGGGACAGGTGGGGCGCAGCAACCTGAGCTGGCTGCTCTCCCGCGAGCTGGGTTCCGGGGCGTTGAATGCGGTTCTGTGGTCTTCGGTCATGGGCGGTATCGCCGCACTCTGGTTTGGGGATACCCGCATTGCCCTGATTATCATTGCAGCCATGGTCATCAACCTGATCACGGCAGCGCTTGCCGGCGCCATACTGCCGGTCGCCCTTCGCGCCATGCGTATCGACCCGGCTCTGGCCGGCGGCGTCGCCCTGACCACGGTGACCGACGTAGTGGGCTTTATGTCATTTCTTGGTCTCGCCACCCTCTTCTTTGCCTGATACAGGCCCGGCGAGCTAACTTTTCAGAGACAGTACATGCACAATCCCGACGATTTCGAAGAATTTGAAGACGACCTGCCGAAGAGCAAAACCCAGGTCAAGGAAGAGATGCACCAGCTGCAGGCGCTGGGCAAACAACTGACGGAACTGAATGCCGCAAAACTGGCAGAAGTCCCCATGGACGCGGTTCTGAGCGAAGCAATCGCCACCATGCACCGGATCAAGTCCCGCGAGGCGCGGCGTCGCCAGCTGCAGTACATTGGCAAACTGATGCGCAAGGCGGATGTCGAGGCCATCGAAGCGGTACTGGAAAAGCACAAGGAACAGGATCACCTGCACCTGCGCTTTGACCGCATGGCGGAGGAATGGCGGGAACGCTTGCTGACACAGGGCAAGGAAGCCCAGAGCGCATTCTTTGATGCATACCCCGGCGCAGACCATCAACAAGTGCGCACACTGATTCGCGAAGCCAACAAGGAAATCGCCAATAAAAAAGCGCCGACCAATCAGCGGAAACTCTTCCGCTATCTGCGTGACTTTTTTATGCAGGACAGTTGATCGAGCTAGCGGGATCCACCACCCTCAAGCGCCTCGGTCAGCTCCGTCCGTACGATTTTTATCACCGCCGGATTCTGTGGAACCCAGCGGTGAAGGCTGACCGGCACCTGGTAAGTACTGCCCACAGGGAGGCGGGAACTGGTGTGCGGTACGATGGTAGCGTCATAAGGTGTCCAGATGGATACCGGGGCAAGCCCTTCAAGCATTGCCGCATCCCGATTCAGGTTATCGAGGAACTCGCTGCCGATACGCAACTGGCGCCCGCCTTTGTAGGGCAGCAGATGCGCCCACAGACTGCCAAAATGCGGACTGGAGAGCGCAATAAACTTGTGCACCCTTTCCGCGCCACCCAGCCTTTGCAGGTAGTAGCGCGCCACTATTCCCCCCATGCTGAATCCCACCAGCGCGCATGTTTCCCCGCTCCCAGCAACCTCCTCCACCAGGTCGCGCAACTGCCTGGCCATGGGCTCCATCCCATACCAGCCGCTGTTGGTTTTTAGCTTGATTGTGCGCGCGACAAAACCCGCATCTCCCAGAGCATGCTGCATACGCAACATTGACTTGCCCCGGTCAAAGATACCGGGAATCAGAATCGCAACACGGCTTTTCTGCATCATCCATCCACTTCTCGGATTAATCCGGTTTGGCTATTCCATAAGACTAGAAGGCAACTGGCGCTGGAGAAAAAAATCGGGCCCGGGGATTGAATCCGCGGGCCCGATAAATCAAACGATTAATACCTGATGGGGTCGGTCAGCGCTATCAGCCCGTGCACGCCTCAGCCACCGCCGCCGGCTTTCCCGGCTGGGCTTCCTCCGCAGGTTTCGGCAGCGGCTTGATCAACACCAGCAACAGCGGCAGTAACGTCAGCGAGCCCAGCAGCGCCGCCGACATGGCCAGTGCAGTAAGCAGGCCGAAGTAGATCGAAGGTACAAACTTGGACAGGGCCAGGATCGAGAAGCCGGCAATGATCGTGATTGCGGTATAGAACATCGCGCGGCCGATGGTTGCATGGCTGCGGTGCATGGTCGCCACGT
Protein-coding sequences here:
- the rapZ gene encoding RNase adapter RapZ produces the protein MRLVIISGRSGSGKSSALQLLEDVGFNCIDNLPASLLPELIRRVAEHPPQENTQLALGIDARNLWHDVRQAPKVINDLRESGIDCDVIYLDARSPVLVQRFSETRRKHPLSDSRTHLLEALNHEKELLAPLAAMADLVIDTSSLSLHQLRDQVKSRVVGKDSPGMAILFQSFGFKHGVPVDADLVFDLRCLPNPYWVAELRNKTGQDPEVAEFLRSHQETEDMQRDITNFLERWLPSYQQSNRSYTSVSIGCTGGRHRSVYMVEQLAKTFASQFENIQIRHREQQK
- a CDS encoding HPr family phosphocarrier protein, whose product is MQKSRITIINKLGLHARAASKFAQTSARFSSEVKVHCQGKAVDGKSVMALMLLAAGKGVELELEICGRDEDLAHETICALINDRFGEGE
- the mgtE gene encoding magnesium transporter, whose protein sequence is MPKPVNADFKFRAQNQLGELYAALDSGTGREVQRMLHSLSPQSIAQLLESSPPRIRRVLWELIDREVEGEVLQELTDDVQSQILATMDTEEMVAIMEGLDADDVADILQQLPERVMGEVLSAMSEHDRQRVESVLAYDEETAGGLMDTDIVSVRPNLHLDVVLRYLRRHEQLPESTDNLFVVNRQGRFIGLLPLTKLLTTDPSVTVREVMITDVEPIPAQMPDDEVAQLFAKYDWITAPVVDEHKRLLGRITIDDVVDVIREDADHSLMSLAGLDEEEDTFAPVIRTAPRRAVWLGINLLTALLASWVINLFQDTIDKVVALAVLMPIVASMGGVAGSQTLTVVIRGMALGQVGRSNLSWLLSRELGSGALNAVLWSSVMGGIAALWFGDTRIALIIIAAMVINLITAALAGAILPVALRAMRIDPALAGGVALTTVTDVVGFMSFLGLATLFFA
- the yjgA gene encoding ribosome biogenesis factor YjgA codes for the protein MHNPDDFEEFEDDLPKSKTQVKEEMHQLQALGKQLTELNAAKLAEVPMDAVLSEAIATMHRIKSREARRRQLQYIGKLMRKADVEAIEAVLEKHKEQDHLHLRFDRMAEEWRERLLTQGKEAQSAFFDAYPGADHQQVRTLIREANKEIANKKAPTNQRKLFRYLRDFFMQDS
- a CDS encoding triacylglycerol lipase; translation: MMQKSRVAILIPGIFDRGKSMLRMQHALGDAGFVARTIKLKTNSGWYGMEPMARQLRDLVEEVAGSGETCALVGFSMGGIVARYYLQRLGGAERVHKFIALSSPHFGSLWAHLLPYKGGRQLRIGSEFLDNLNRDAAMLEGLAPVSIWTPYDATIVPHTSSRLPVGSTYQVPVSLHRWVPQNPAVIKIVRTELTEALEGGGSR